A genomic stretch from Haloarchaeobius amylolyticus includes:
- a CDS encoding mandelate racemase/muconate lactonizing enzyme family protein produces MGIDYSNLHDPNAEYTMRELSGETMGVTRERGGGRDVEITDVQTTMVDGNFPWTLVRVYTDAGVVGTGEAYWGAGVPELIERMKPMVVGENPLDIDRLYEHLVQKMSGEGSVEGVTVTAISGIEIALHDLAGKLLDIPAYQLLGGKYRDEMRVYCDCHTEAEADAEACADEAERVVEELGYDALKFDLDVPSGHEKDRANRHLRPGEIRHKAEIVEKVTERVKDRADVAFDCHWTFSGGSAKRLANAIEDYDVWWLEDPVPPENLEVQEEVTKSTMTPITVGENRYRVTEERRLIENQAVDIIAPDMPKVGGMRETRKIADVANQYYVPVAMHNVSSPVATMASAHVGAAIPNALAVEYHSYELGWWEDLVEEDVIVDGYIEVPEKPGLGVTLDMDAVEEHMVEGETLFDEE; encoded by the coding sequence ATGGGAATCGACTACTCGAACCTCCACGACCCGAACGCGGAGTACACGATGCGTGAACTCTCCGGCGAGACGATGGGAGTCACGCGCGAGCGCGGCGGCGGCCGAGACGTCGAGATCACCGACGTCCAGACCACGATGGTCGACGGGAACTTCCCGTGGACACTGGTGCGCGTCTACACCGACGCGGGCGTCGTCGGCACCGGCGAGGCCTACTGGGGCGCGGGCGTCCCGGAGCTCATCGAGCGCATGAAGCCGATGGTCGTCGGCGAGAACCCGCTCGACATCGACCGCCTCTACGAGCACCTCGTCCAGAAGATGTCCGGCGAGGGCTCCGTCGAGGGTGTCACCGTCACGGCCATCTCCGGCATCGAGATCGCCCTGCACGACCTCGCGGGCAAGCTCCTCGACATCCCGGCGTACCAGCTGCTCGGCGGCAAGTACCGCGACGAGATGCGCGTCTACTGTGACTGCCACACCGAGGCCGAGGCCGACGCCGAGGCCTGTGCCGACGAGGCCGAGCGCGTCGTCGAGGAGCTGGGCTACGACGCCCTCAAGTTCGACCTCGACGTGCCCTCGGGCCACGAGAAGGACCGCGCGAACCGCCACCTGCGACCCGGCGAGATCCGCCACAAGGCCGAGATCGTCGAGAAGGTCACCGAGCGCGTCAAGGACCGCGCCGACGTGGCCTTCGACTGCCACTGGACGTTCTCCGGTGGCTCCGCCAAGCGCCTCGCCAACGCCATCGAGGACTACGACGTCTGGTGGCTTGAGGACCCCGTCCCGCCGGAGAACCTCGAGGTCCAGGAGGAGGTCACGAAGTCGACCATGACGCCCATCACGGTCGGCGAGAACCGGTACCGCGTGACCGAGGAGCGCCGCCTCATCGAGAACCAGGCGGTCGACATCATCGCGCCCGACATGCCGAAGGTCGGCGGCATGCGCGAGACCCGGAAGATCGCGGACGTGGCCAACCAGTACTACGTGCCAGTCGCGATGCACAACGTCTCCTCGCCGGTCGCGACGATGGCCTCCGCCCACGTCGGCGCCGCCATCCCGAACGCGCTCGCCGTCGAGTACCACTCCTACGAACTCGGCTGGTGGGAGGACCTGGTCGAGGAGGACG